Genomic window (Thermodesulfobacteriota bacterium):
TTTACATTGGTGAACATGGTGGCAAAACGAGTACGGCAGATACGTGAAGGATCCGAGTACTTGGTAAGCTCTCCAAAAAACGAAGATATTGTTGTTTCTCTACGCGAAGTTGCCGCCGGAAAGGTTATTATTAAACCGGAAGCAGAGCCGGAAATAGAGCCGGAAACAGAGGAAGAAGAGTTGGCTGCTGAAAACTGATTTTGTCATTGGACAGTAATACATACCAAGCATTGAACCGATATGCCGGGAAGGCTTTGCATCAGTACAATATGATTTCTGATGGAGATCGAATTGTGGTTGGGCTTTCAGGTGGAAAGGACAGTCTCACCATGATGTGGGTATTAAAGGAAAGGCTGGCCCGTATACCGGTTCATTATGATCTGTTTGCTGTTTATATCGATCCCGGGTTTAAAGGGGGATTTTCCCGAACCCTGGAAAAATATTGTCAAGAATCAGGATATAAGCTAAGAGTGGAATATACCGATTATGGAATCGTTGGGCACAGTGAGAAAAACAGGGAAAACCCCTGTTTTCTTTGTTCACGATTACGCAGGAAGCGACTTTTCGAAATTGCAGACGAACTCGGATGCAATAAATTGGCACTGGGGCATCACAAAGATGATATCATCGAGACCCTGTTTCTAAATATGTGCTATGCCGGTGAGATCAGTACAATGATTCCTTCCCAGACATTTTTTAAGGGAAGATTTACCGTAATCAGGCCTCTGGCGTTTGTGGGGGAGAATTTAATAAGACGATTTGCCAAAAAACAAAATTTTCCTGGTTTTATTAATCCATGCCCCAGCGCCGGAGCTTCCAAACGGCATGAGATAAAGGTTTTTTTAAAACAGCTGTACCGAGGTAACCCAAAGATCAAGGGTAATATCTTCAGGGCCATGAGTAATGTTAATAATGAATACCTATTAAAATAACAATGAAAGACATTCAAAATCAACGCGATTATCGCAATATACCGATTGATAAGGTTGGGAT
Coding sequences:
- the rpoZ gene encoding DNA-directed RNA polymerase subunit omega, which produces MARITVEDCLRKVPNRFTLVNMVAKRVRQIREGSEYLVSSPKNEDIVVSLREVAAGKVIIKPEAEPEIEPETEEEELAAEN
- a CDS encoding ATP-binding protein, coding for MDSNTYQALNRYAGKALHQYNMISDGDRIVVGLSGGKDSLTMMWVLKERLARIPVHYDLFAVYIDPGFKGGFSRTLEKYCQESGYKLRVEYTDYGIVGHSEKNRENPCFLCSRLRRKRLFEIADELGCNKLALGHHKDDIIETLFLNMCYAGEISTMIPSQTFFKGRFTVIRPLAFVGENLIRRFAKKQNFPGFINPCPSAGASKRHEIKVFLKQLYRGNPKIKGNIFRAMSNVNNEYLLK